The genomic stretch TCTCAACACAAGTCAAAATGACCTACCCTGTTCAAATCTGAAACCTTTTTGTGTTGTTGCCTGAAATTCCACTCTATTCATGGAGCAGAGTGCAAGGAAAAATAACTCGCATGAAGGGATGGAAAAGCTTAGAGCATAAGGCAAAGAAAGTGAGAAAGACAAACCTGCTGGCCGGTGATGTAGACATTATTTTCCTTGAACTGAGAGGCCCCAACATCCTCATTTCCTGCAACATTTCCCGTGGTTGCGGCAGGACTGGGACTGTAACCAGCAGGGGAGGAGCTGGGTCCATAACCGGTTGCCATTCCTATATGGGTTGAGTTGCTGGTATTATTTCCAGGTTTGTATTGAGAAAGAGAGTATTTGACACCTGTGGCAGCAGCTGCTGCAGGAGGTGGATATACATTGCCTGTCGGTGGTTGCTGAGGGAATGCAGTGTTGCTTAGAAAATGGTGAATAGTTGGAGGTGGTACATAGAATGGGGAGAAATACTGGCTATATGGCATGTAGTTAGGAGGATAATGAGATATGTGTACTCCAGCAGGCTGCCTGAAAACAGGAACCGGTTGCTGAGTTACAGCTAGAGAGCTCTGCATCACACCCGCAGCTTGAGTCACCAGTGGAGATGGAGCTGTGGTAGACAGAACCAAGGAGTTGCCACTCTGCAATTGAACACCAAAGTTTAAGGCCAGGAAAACATGCACATTTACTCAACAAAAATCTAAAAGGTGAATAGAGTGATTTAACACAGAGAAAGGTTCTTGGAGCTGCTGGAACCAGAACTAATACTGTCGAATACATAGTGAACCAACGGAAATTTTACATGGACTAATTGAAAAAACTAACCAGTAATAAGCCCTGAATAACCATTATAATGTCAAATTTTCAGTCAACTTTGTTTTACTCATTATTTAAGTGCCACTTGTCATGAAGCATTTGTTCAAACATTGAGAATTCTCGATACATTCAAAAATTCCTAAGACGAAGAAAGTTCCAGGACTATTATTAGCATGGCACACATTCGCACTCACATTCACCTTCACCAAAGCCTAGAGTAAATGAAGCAGATTTGAGAAACAAATGTGGTAGAAGGGACTCCAAGAATTGACTTTCTTCATAAGCTGCAGATTATTctttattattaaatataagTTTTTGTTTTGTGGGGCCCACACGTGGGACCAAACAGCTCCTACTCTCATTCtacaaaaagaggaaaataatcctctgtttttctcatccctgtttttccttgttttgctacctgcagaacgcgacacgtggacaactttaagaccaacgcaccggatgtaataatcctcacccaatcttgaccgttggtctccttattgtccacgtgtcgcgttctgctggtagcaaaacaaggaaaaacgtggatgggaaaaacagaggattttgatccacaAAAAGAAGGGGGGTGGTTCTGGTTCTCACATTGCTCTGAAGCACACAGTTAGTGTTAAAAGGAAGCTGAACTAATTCAATCAGAGGCTAAGAGCCAGTTTATTAACaaattaattttgtttctttacaAAGTAATTTCTATAAAAATCAGAAGTCAGTTGGATTATAATTAAATTCAGCTACGGGAATTtgagatttaatttaattattttgaaAGATGGGGGTATTCGTAACTTGATTACTTAGTTTGAACCTAGATATGAGTAGGAGTTGGTCAAAGTCCTATTAGGAATTGAGCTTTTTAGAATCCATAAAAAGGTGGCACATCCTACAGCTATAGTCTCTTCTTTATCACAGCACAGACCTGGGATTGAATCCCTCCTTCACTCtcaaacccccccttttttttttgttattgtcaGCCAAGTATACGCCACCTCAACCAAGCAGCCAGGGAATCCCATCTTAAAATTGTTCTAACTGACCATTTGGGCAAGCCACATTAGCCATTACATGTAAAAGCATCCTGGAAAAGCTAGCCTTATATATTAAATTGGGGCAGAAAACAATTCCCCAAGTGTGTTTTCCTATGGCGGATGCATCTCCATCAAAATGGACCATTGCTTGGGACAATGGTCAAAGGTTCATGCTGCCAGGGCTCATGCCTGGGTTTGAGTCTTGACAGCAGCCACTTCATGCAAAAAAATGCGGAAGATTAGGGCCTTCTCCAAACTCACCCCTCCCAAGACCCTGCATAGGCAGGACTAGTGTAATGGCCCTTCTTATGCATCTCCATCAAAATTGACTCCTTATTGAGGTATGGAGACATAGACATGACACACATGTACTCAATTCTAAGCATTGAATTGTCAGAGCACTGTCATTTCCTATTAGGTCATGTAAGTTGGCCCCAAGAAGCAAAACCACTTGGATGCTTAGGATCACCCAAACAAGTCTAAGCTTTTGCTACAGTTATTAACAAAAATGGTTATTGATAAAACTAGATGCTAGTAAGAACAGAGGTTTTGGAAATTAGCAATCTGAGTGGCTGCCTTACATGAATCATTGAAATTGATAAGCATTTGTGCCGGAAACCACGCATTGCAGTACCTTTTCTCATATATGTACACATATAAATGAACAAGGCATTTACACACCCTTTAATATTCTTTTCCATATAAGCATTTCAAATTATCTAAGACACCCAGTAACATTTAAATCTTTCACATactggacaaaataaaaatttaaattgatCAATATGAACAAACCTCTTGAGGAGACTGGCCAGTCTGCGAAGACAGCACTGCAATATTCCCGTTGTACTTGGTTGCAGTTCCGGGAgcaagaaagggagagaagcgGCCATCACCATCAACACCAGGCCGGTAAAACTGGGTATAATAGCTTGCAGAGGGATCAAATGGTTGCTGAAcctaattataaaaaaaaaaaaataataatactaatagtTAAGTAccttattcccccccccctctccccaaaaaaatgaaaatccagATATTTAGAAGAGAGATAAGGGAGCTGCCAGGAGAAGACTTCATTAAGAACATGATTGAACTTTAAAGTACTAAATGGTCCAGCCCAGTCTAGGAAGTATACCACAAAAACAGTAAggtgaaaaagaaataaacatcAGTCTTATGATTAAAGAGTGAAGGACATGCCAGTTTTTCAGAAAAGAAAGTTCAACTGGTAAAAAGGTTGAACTACACCCGATTGAACTAGCCAGAGATATCGCTAAGAGAATTGCTTAATTGCTTTGCAATTTCATACGGAATTTATGTCATGCTATGTATCTGGGCCGTGTCTGAACCCATAAATTATCGTGAGGCCTCCATTACTACAATATGTTTCATGTTCAGATGATCAGGACCACAAATGAATGGGCTCAAGCTAACACATCCTCTATGCAAATAATAACATGGAAAGATGATTTGAGCATCTGACCCATGCATTAATTGAAACTCTGAATCTTTGATGCCCCTTTCCAACTTTGAaatgaaaagaggaaaaaatagaCGGTGGCAATAATTTGGTTTAATCTGGTTCTTTGCCAGGTCAATCTCTCAAATAATACACTGATGGGTCCTAAGACTACAAACCATGTGACAAGATACAGGGGCCCAGAACTGAAGACACTACCCGTGTACTGGCATATGTGGAGGGCCAACCCTAAATGTAGGAAAGTTGATTGATAAAAGACATAAAGCGCAAAAGAATTGAAGGCTTACAACAAAGCTTGGGAGGCGGGAGACATCACGTGCCTGAGGCTCAGAGCTTTCAAAGGGTGCCAGCTGACCTCCTACCATGGGTGGCatgaacccaaaaccgtaaTTTGTGGCATTATGGACAACCGAGTACTGAGGACCACCAGATGGCAAAACTGTCTCAGGCTTGGACTCTATGACTTGACTGGATGAGACATCAGCCTCTCCAGAAGACAGGTTTTCTGGCATCTGCGTAGGTGACTGTGGATGATCAGGATACCTTTCCTCCTGAGCAGCAGGAGATGCATTGTGATTGCTGCACACAATGTCAAACAAGTTAAAATTTCAGAATTGTGGAGAGTAATAGCAATAGGTACAACAACAGCTGGAAAAGTATGATAAGATTCAGAACAATTAATGTATGTATGCAGTGGACtagactttaaaaaaaaatctcatctcaaACAGCCTAGCAGTAAAGATGCACCATTTAAAGGAGCTGAAGTACCACTATAAAATCCACCAGAAATTCTTCTAAGATCAAAACCAACAAAATAACCACAACCATATCATCTCTATCCCTTTCATCCAGATCCCTTGGCCAGATTTAGTATTAAGCATCAACAGAGTGCAATATAATGTCTATCGTCACCAACATGGTTGGATTTTGGCACAAAACTCCCCTTTGCAGGAATGATTTTTTAGAAGGCTCACAGTCTCAGCATGTCTTTATGTCCACAACTTGTACAATGCCAAGCCATACTTGGACTTCTTCATTATGCATCGAATACCCTTTCTGAATAATCATGTAGCAGGTAATGGAATTTGCATCATTTTCATTCCCGGAAGAGAGGATGGAAACCACAGGGGTGTACATGGTCTCTAATAGAACTAGGTATATTAGTTATACACCCAACAGAAAAACAAGTGTTTTCTGATACGAACCTTGAGGAAGGTTCCTCAGCAGTTTCTTCAAAACCCTGTGAGGATTCAGACAGAGGTGTAGAGCTCTTCTCACTATCAGGACCATTTGCATAGCTCGTGCTGGCCCCAAAACTAGCATCAAAGCTTCCAAAACTCAATCCAGTTCTTTCTGCTTCAGGGACATGGAGATGGGTAGGAATAATAACATGTTGACCATCAGAGAAACGTAAATCTTCCAACTTCTTCTGCAACTTTAAACTTGTTTCTTCTGAAGCAGAGATACTCAATGAAGGTTGTGACCGAGCACCAGCTTCCACAGTGATAGATGCACCATCAGATATCCCAATGGCTCCACTAGCTTGGGAAGTATTAGTGTTTGTAGGCTTTGGTTTCCACTCCTTGCCAGGGCCTACTGCTGTGGGAAAAACAAAATCACCAGTTGTATATCCATTAATAATGTTGACACAGAACACACATAAATCCAGGCAGTCGCAATTATTTAAATGCATAAAAGATGCAAACCACCTACCAACTTGGAACCCTAATCAAAACTTTTTTGATCTTAATTTCTTCCATCGAACTGCAATGAATAAAATTTGCATATAGGAAATAAAGTATAGAAAAAACTGTCATATTATATCTATGATATATGCCACAGAAGATAAAAGAGTTTGAACAATATAGGCTGTGCAAAAAAATGTATAGCCTGATTAGAAAACAGCTCagctcaactcaactcaactcaactcaacccaaccttatcccaactaaatgggatcaggTACATAGGTcctttttttctccaattatttttaaaaaaatgagataaaaatatcaagagatgaaatttgtaaaaaaaaaaaatgaatggaaagaaaattctCTCAAACTCAGTTGCAATTAATTTTGTCCAAACtacaaccccccaccccccagcGGAAAAAGTGAAGAAAGTGCATAGCACACAAATATTGTACAACCTTGGAAATTCCATACTTGCACTTTCCTGATGATACTCTCACTCAAATCCATGCTCTTGCTTTGCCAAATGAATGTGCATAGTCagatgaataaaagaaaaaaaccacatCAACACTAAGGCCTGATTTTGTATGAATTCTATTTGAATTTCATGAGGTAATTTATATTTGGGAagttatttggtttgatttttacaCCTTATTTCAgcgaaataaaaatcaaatttcaatgaAATTCTGAAATAGGTAAGATGctctttcaaaagaaaaaagtccaaaccaatgcatgaggctcccgctactgcaaggtctggggaggggcaaatgtacacagccttaccttCTGCTTCACAGGAGAGGGGTATGCAAAATTGAGATGCTCTTTCAATTTTCGAAATGGCATTCACTCTTGctctttaatgagcacatggttaatttgatgggcaaagtagtaatttcatgttaaaaataaagCTGTCCTTCTGCTCCAAGTGGTCTCACAACCACCAGCACCACCACCTCTACCAAAGAAATATAGAGAATCTGTTCTCAGAAATTGAATTACCTAACAgatttcttattcttgaaatattttagATTGATGAAACCaaataatttcaatttcttgacaaaaACTCTATTTGTTGActattttatgaaaataatCCAAAATTAAAATAGGAGTCGCACCAAATCAGGCCTAAACATCAACACAGAGAAAGAAGACTAATTCAATTAATTCGATATGCATGTTTCAGTTCAATATCCAAACTATAACATTTTTTCCTACTTGTTTCAAAAGGTTACTTGAGAATAAATGGAATGTAAGCATGTGATTCACATACATGAGTACATTAAGAAGGACTCCAAAGCACTAATATCAAGGTTGGACttaaggaacaaaaattttacaAGCCAATTTATTGAatctttccctctcccttctttttaTTCCAAGGAAAATGCATCAAACCAGAATTATACCAAACTTACTTCAACTACACATTTCATTAACCACATTTTTTCAAGTTCActaatatccatcaagaaaaatcataatTCCAATAATCACAAATCACCCATATTAACCCTATATCTTAacattcaaatccaaaaataaacataaaagtcccgtcaaaaggaagaaaaaaaaatgaggtttCAGGCTCCAGCATGTATATTACCCTTCTGAGGACCAATAAGTTGTTGCGATCGATTGCTGTAATTAGATGAAGGCCTACTAGCTGTAGAGCTACCATGAGTAGAAGATGTAGGTTGCAATGGCTCAGAGAGATGATTCCTGTCAGCCCCCTGTGATTTGGCAAGCATCCTGCTGTGCATGGCGTTCCCAATTTCTAAAACTGCTTTCTCATTCATGGTTGAAGACAACTCAGATTCAATTGCATCATGAGCTATAGTTTTGTTCATCTGAAGATGATTGGTTAAGTCCTGAGGAGCAGCTGATTTTCTATCAGCAGAGATGGTAGCATTTGGATCAACACTAATTCGTTGGCTCCCCACCTGACGTTTAATTGTGCCCACTGCACCAGGAAGCCGTGAATCCAGAGAAGGCACCAGAACAGGATCTAAAGCCGAGGAATATACACCAGACACAGATGCGGGAGTCGTCGAAGTCAAGAAGTGGTCAGACCTTGGTGTGGGCTGACCATCTGAGGCTCCAACCACAGATGCAGGGATGTCACTTTTTGCATTGACATGTGAAGAAGGGGCTCCACGCTTATTCGTATCAAAACCTGAACTATCTTCAGATGTGTTCATGTCACTGCCAATGGGCAATTGGGAGACACGTCCATGACTGGAACTCCCAGAAGCCACAGTTGTGGGACCATTAGCCACAACAGAAACAGAGCTgcaaaacaaaaatatccaagTAAATGTCATACAACACAATACAGTATCACTGGAgaataagtttaaaaaaaataataataataataataacaataataattatgTTGACAACAAGTCACCTTGATGCAGGAGTTGTTGATTTATTTTCCGTATTCTGAGATACAGGCAAAGAAGGTGTAACCCCTCTCTCAGCACCTTGATTGACTCCATTTTCTTTTCCAGACAGAGGGTTCCTCCCGCCACCAGCATCTGACAAGATGCAAGTCAGAGAAACAAAGTTGAAAACTCAATATAGACATAACAGTCACTGACACAACCTAAAATCAATCTGTTGTTAAAGACATGGTAAGACTGGTTTgcaacatcaacatcaatatCGAGATGCTCTAGGATAAAAGTTGCTGTGCTTTGAAGGACAAAGGAACAATGATGAGAAGAGGAAGGTATCTCTCGGTGCACAAAAAGAAGCCATAAGACCTGAAGCTTAAGCTTCACTCTCATTTAAGAACATAACAATATTGTAGAAACAACCAGAAACATAATAAAAGACTGCTTCCACTCCTTGTGGTTACGTCCTCAGTCTTGGCTGCTATACTTCGATAGCCCTTTAGTCTGGCGCCAATCTATTTCCTTTTGTGAGTGGAATCAGATTAGAACATGTGACCACACACGGATAAGGCAAAGGTTGTTTCAAACTAGTTTGTCCAGATTAATATAAAGACCACCAACTGAACCAGCACTCAGATTAATGGTAAGACACCAACTAAAAAGGCACTCCTCTGGATAGAGGATGGTGCAACAAACATGTACTTATTTTCCTGCCGCCTGTGTAAGCTTTAAACCCAAGCCCTCAATATAGCGTTTTAGAAGCACCATATATATAAAGCATAACATAAACTGGCAGTTTCAACAAAGTtgcaaaaaaatcaaaaacaaaaacaaaagaaaacatcaGAAGAATGGACTTGAAGCCTATTGCAAGacaaaaggtgaaaagataGATTACATATCAGCAGTAACAAAGAGCTGCAATTGCTATAAAGTTGAAGTGAAATTTATACCATGAGAGACGTAACGAGGAGAATAATTTCCACGACCACCCCTGCCCCCTCTCCCCTGCACGCCTGATTTCCATCTAGGATCTGCAGGCTCTCTGTTGTTCAGATTctgcaagaaaataaagatataTAGTATTGTCAATCAAGTGAACaaaacgaaaagaaaagaaaagtacaaaGACAGTTCTTCCGGGGGGAGGGGAGAATGTTACACAAAAAATCACAGCAAATAATGTTTGAAAGGAAAACTTACGAAAAATTCCACATGACTCAGATAAGAGTGAACCATGAAATGTAAAAAAGCAATATTTGTATCAGATAATCATGATTACAACTGAATTCCTTTAGATTTGTCAACTTCAAAACAATCCTACATCTCACTTCTTttcccaaaatttcttacttccaCCTCATCTTTACAAATTTAATTATATACAAACAGTGAGACCTTGAATGCACGAAATTTATATTCCGAAAGACTAATCAAAAGCAACACCATGATATATGGCATAACTCCTTAAGTATATTATAGGTTTTGTGTTTTATTCAATGAATGAAACTgcgaaaataaattaaaaatgaaatggGTTTTATCACCTCAAAGAAAAACTCACCTCCTTTCTCCTGTCACGTTTCCTTCTGACCTCGTGAAATGTATCTGTTAAACCAAAGCAAACAAGTTTGGAAGTTACTAAACATATTAAACATAGAAATGACTCCCACTTTCCCAGGTATttataactttattttttatattcataaAAATAGAAAGGCAAATAGAGACAATGAGAGCACAATGTGAGGAAATCATATAAAGCAACAAAGAGGTTCTGTTTGTGAATTCATTGAACACATATAACAAGACGATGAAAGCATGTTATGCAGCCTATGGAACAAAGATGCTGACAAGTATCCTAGCATTTCTACTTGAAGCCTTAAATCCAGTTATTCACTTGTTTGCATCTATTTACAGCTGCTAGAAATGTGCCTTAAGAAAGCCCTTACTCAAAGCTCGTTTGTGTCTATCGACAACTTAAATCATCATTAAAATCACATTAGGAGAGCCCTTAATTCAGCCAATAACTTGACCACAGATGAATtaacaataaattaaaaatgaagaagggttttccatcatgaataaaaacaaaactacACTAATCCTTTTATTGTATCTCCAACCAAATCTTTTTCTCCGAATCTAATTTGTAGCAAATCAGTACTAAACATACTGTGGGTTTTTCATcagattaaaaaataacaagaaaatataaatcCTAAGCTACTTATAACAATATAAGGAGGTGGTTAACTGACCAAATAACATGTAAATAGGAAGACACAAGAAATCCACCATAAAAACCTACCAAAATCAAGTATTAACGCAAATACAGGCATCATGGTGGTTGGGATACTCCTCATACAAGTCAACATACAAAATTCAAATGGACCCCAATTAAGTAAGTAATAACATGATAACCCATTAACAAGGTCTACAAATAAATCCAGattatcatcagaaaaatcacaGGAAACCCAATATCAATTGTTCATGTCCACCATTTCTATGAGACAACCTCCACCCAAATCCAACTCTTTTGGTGATATTTTTCCTTCCCCTGATTCCATGCCTAAGGAAAACAACGAACAAAACACCAGTGTGATAATCATACATGGCGTCGGACCACAAACTGTACATAACTTCCTCGAAGTCTTTCTTCTATTGTGCCAGGAACTTGATATTCAGTCTGGATGCCAACATCCAGTCCTTTTCCAGAAAATACAAGTGTCCTTTAAGAAACTCCTCAGCACCTGCTGATCCAACAATTGATTGTAAACAAATCTTCACCGTGCTTCTAATGCCCATAAAAAACCCCAGTTCATGAAGCAGCACCATGAGTTCTACCGGGGTATAATCTCCAGACCACTGACTTTGACCCCAGTTCTGTGAATCTAGTGGGAGGGAAGAGAATCACTGATAATTTTGAGAGATAAACACGCTGTCATTTCCCATGATTCATCAGTGGGATGAGCattggaagagaaaagaagaaaccgCAGATATTTCAAATAAACcaaattcctaaaaaaaaaatacaacaacaacaacaaggaagaaaaaaacagGGGGGAAAAAAGGAGGGGCTCCCAAAAAAAACGATGACAACTTTAATTTCACATCCAGGGTGCCAATGTCCCCAACTCACAGACAATGAAGcatatttgaattgaaattttaagACTAAATGGAAGCCCTGGACCAGAAAATCTTAGGTGGACAAAGTCCCATTTTGAGGTCCAATAAACGCAAACAGTACCGAAGTggagaaaggaagggaaaaggaaagacccaaccaaacaaaaaaaaaaaaaaagctaagcCATCCTAAACATAGCTTACATCAGACACTGTAGAGCAATAAAATCTCCAGGTACTCAACTCAAAATTTCGCAACCCAATCGCAAAACATCCCCCAAATCAATGAACGAACTCAAAAGAACCACATGGATCTCAACCCAGAAGAAGTGAAATCAAGACCAACCAAACTAACCGAAGCCCAAAAAAGATTAAagtaaatcaaagaaaaaataccTTGAAGCAATAGCTTCTGAGCGGTTTCATTGGGATCCATTGAACACTCCCTGAGCATTGCATATATCTCCTCATCGCTGTGGTTGCCGGCGATCTCTTTGATGTTTTGGATCGTTTTACGGACATTGTTAGGGATTGGAACCCTAGAATTGCCACTCATGTTTACAAGGAGACAGCGAGACAGAACCACAGAGACCGAGAAAAAAGGTAGGGAAAATAAGGAAAGTAATCGTAACAAAacaactgagagagagagagagagagagggggggggggagaagatgGGTCTtggagaaataagaaaaaaaggaagaggtgattttgggggttttcgAATTGGTTTCTAGACGAAgtatgaatgagagagagagaacagaataaaccaaaataataaaagaataattaaaattttgactTGAGAAAATGGCGAATTGACATAACCCCTCAGACTGTGGCCACTGTTTTGAGAGTAGGCGCGTTTgtgaacttttttattttcaggatATCCATTCTATAATCCACATCCTCTGCAGATAGCGGAGAGATGGGGTGAACATCTGATGATTGAGAACATTTAAACTAATGATCTCACCGTGTAGAAAAAGTGAAGTCCTTTCTATACTCTGTATTTCCTTCCATTTTCTAGTGAATTATGTCCTCATCAAATTACATTTTTACATTTGAGTAGAGGTGTCGATCCATCGATTTGATTTGTTAGGTTTAGCCCAGTTTTGGTCAAACTTAATCGATTTTGGTATTCACTTGGCGAATCCGAAACCAAACtattaaggatttttttttatttggtttttttactgttttttcttttcttttttttttcctattattacAATGTAATTGGGTACTATAGCATACGATATGGTCCGGTTTCAAGTTTGTATATATACGTAAGGAaatgaataaacaaacaaaaaaaaaatatgttattttAAGGTTTTTCGGTTCCTCATTGGGTTAGTATTTGTCCAATGTCATTTGTTATTGGGTTTGTTCCCGTTTTAGCTTTCGCTTGTTGcattggtttggttcaatttgatttcgGTTTCTATCAATTTCATCACACCCTATTTGAAACAGAATCAATGTATGGTTGGTTCGGTTCAGGCTGAACTGGTTGCATTTGGTCAGGCCAAGGGATTCGTGTTGGATTTTAACACCCTTACCCTTGAGACACATCCTTTATGTTGTGAACTAGCACTTCAAACATGTCTAGACAACATGTAAAGGTTATAATGCTAGACGATTCATTGCCACTACATATAAGGGGAGGTCATGAGCGTCTCAGAGTTTGAAGGGCAACGAGCCCTCAACCTGCAACCATAAAATGAGGGTTTTATTCATATATGAATCTATCCAATTTATAAAGGAAGAACTTGCTTCATTGTCTCAATTTCAACTCAAATATGCGCTTGATACACACTATGGTATAAAAACAATTTACCAAGCATCCgaaaataggaaaatatatTAGCATTGTGATTACACTACTTTGTTGATTATATATTGCAGTTCTTCTACGGAAATTAAAGGAAATGGTTATCTGAACTAGTGGCATAGAGGAGACATGGAACGGTTTCATTAATGGAAGGGTTGCAAGGTCGTTTATTGGGAGGATTATAAATATAATTAGGGAGGATGATAGTGTAACCTCCCTTGGCGGctcaataaccttttcccaagTCTATTACTTGAGAGAAAGTTATGTTATTGAAGCAATATTGGTTAATAGAGATTGATTtgcattttatttaattttgaggCAAGAGGGTGCTATGAGGAAATGGCACAGGCAACAACATGAATGAGGTGCGATAACTAGCATAATACATAGGAAGGCAACaatatcatttcatatgagaaaAGATATAAACAGACACATAATTACTATAACGTACCTTGTTGGTGGCTCATATAAcaattttttccttgttttttacGTActtcaaatattaaaaaagaaaaaatttgataaaGTTTTGATCtttgtctctctttctttttgaaaattccaTTTCTTAGGACAAACACATTATCACAACCCTAATCTAATGTGTTAATCACTGGTGTCATCTTCAATCCATTGATACCAATAAACATAAGTGGCAAAGTAATTCAAGGTAAAATGGTTAAACATAATTGACAGAATTATTTAAAATCAAAAGTTTTCAACTTGAGACACCCCACCCCAAGAAAaggacaactttttttttttttatattaacaCATAAATGCGCCTCAATGTGCCACATTCAGCGTCCATTAAAACATAAGAGGCACAAAAGGTAATTTGGTAGCTCTTACCCTAACCCTTTAGAAACCCTATTTCTCGTTCGTCTCTCTCCCTCTATGTTATGTTAAGATGGCGCCTCTCTAGCCAGGGTAACTTGTGTAGAAAATCATTATCTTAAAGTTAGTTGTATTTGAtgaaattcaattcaaaagtaTTGCAAACCACTTCATTGTTTTCTATATATCCATGTTTGATCTAGGTTGATCAAAACTCCGggatgtgtttggtagccaagagaagaaaataaaataaaaggaaaaagtatattttttttattttttttttccttggtttaagaatttttctttgtactttgtatgtcttcacccaagagaagattccccttttcaaattcaaaattcctcttgggaattgtgaaattttattttgttcccccaaatttttttttttacaaaaaacaaaaaaaacatgagaaaatgtgaaaagttaataagacaaaaaataaatgattatacaa from Macadamia integrifolia cultivar HAES 741 chromosome 11, SCU_Mint_v3, whole genome shotgun sequence encodes the following:
- the LOC122093803 gene encoding GBF-interacting protein 1-like isoform X2 gives rise to the protein MSGNSRVPIPNNVRKTIQNIKEIAGNHSDEEIYAMLRECSMDPNETAQKLLLQDTFHEVRRKRDRRKENLNNREPADPRWKSGVQGRGGRGGRGNYSPRYVSHDAGGGRNPLSGKENGVNQGAERGVTPSLPVSQNTENKSTTPASSSVSVVANGPTTVASGSSSHGRVSQLPIGSDMNTSEDSSGFDTNKRGAPSSHVNAKSDIPASVVGASDGQPTPRSDHFLTSTTPASVSGVYSSALDPVLVPSLDSRLPGAVGTIKRQVGSQRISVDPNATISADRKSAAPQDLTNHLQMNKTIAHDAIESELSSTMNEKAVLEIGNAMHSRMLAKSQGADRNHLSEPLQPTSSTHGSSTASRPSSNYSNRSQQLIGPQKVGPGKEWKPKPTNTNTSQASGAIGISDGASITVEAGARSQPSLSISASEETSLKLQKKLEDLRFSDGQHVIIPTHLHVPEAERTGLSFGSFDASFGASTSYANGPDSEKSSTPLSESSQGFEETAEEPSSSNHNASPAAQEERYPDHPQSPTQMPENLSSGEADVSSSQVIESKPETVLPSGGPQYSVVHNATNYGFGFMPPMVGGQLAPFESSEPQARDVSRLPSFVVQQPFDPSASYYTQFYRPGVDGDGRFSPFLAPGTATKYNGNIAVLSSQTGQSPQESGNSLVLSTTAPSPLVTQAAGVMQSSLAVTQQPVPVFRQPAGVHISHYPPNYMPYSQYFSPFYVPPPTIHHFLSNTAFPQQPPTGNVYPPPAAAAATGVKYSLSQYKPGNNTSNSTHIGMATGYGPSSSPAGYSPSPAATTGNVAGNEDVGASQFKENNVYITGQQSEGSAVWIPAPGRDISGLPASSFYNLPPQGQHVAFAPTQAGHGAFAGIYHPSQTVAAASVHPLLQQSQTMAGAVEMVGPPAGVYQQPQRAQMNWTNNY